The following proteins are encoded in a genomic region of Candidatus Leptovillus gracilis:
- the dnaK gene encoding molecular chaperone DnaK → MSKIIGIDLGTTNSVAAVMEGSDPVVIPSAEGSNTVPSVVAFSKKGERLVGQTAKRQAVVNPENTIYSIKRLMGRRIDAEETQRTQKMVSYQVVAGPQQDARVQIPAVSKTYSPQEISALILQKLKRDAEAYLGEPVTQAVITVPAYFNDSQRQATKDAGKIAGLEVLRIINEPTAAALAYGLDKKQDETILVFDLGGGTFDVSVLEVGDGVIEVQATNGDTHLGGDDWDERIVHWMIEQFKMDQGIDLSQDRQALQRLREAAEKAKIELSTLMQTELNLPFVTADANGPKHLQMTLTRAKFEQLTTDLVQRCRVPFDKALQDAGLDTSKIDEVVLVGGSTRMPMIQDLVQSLTGKAPNKSVNPDEVVALGAALQGGVLGGDVKDLLLLDVTPLSLGLETLGGVMTTLIPRNTTIPMKKTEVFSTAEDSQTAVDIHVLQGERPMAADNKTLGNFRLDGLPPAPRGLPQIEVTFDIDANGILHVTAKDKATGREQQIRITASTNLNEAEIDRMVSEAKAHEAEDQRQRELIEARNQADQLIYTVEKSLTELGDKLAPAERANIESLITELRAAMPGSDIGQIRSQTERLQQASYAISQQLYQAQAQPGGYTNGASNGSDNGRTAGEGVVEGEYQEM, encoded by the coding sequence ATGAGTAAAATTATTGGCATAGACTTAGGCACAACCAACTCCGTGGCCGCTGTCATGGAAGGCAGCGACCCGGTAGTCATCCCCTCGGCCGAGGGCAGCAACACCGTGCCCTCGGTGGTTGCTTTCAGCAAAAAGGGGGAACGGCTAGTAGGGCAAACAGCCAAACGACAGGCCGTTGTCAACCCCGAAAACACCATCTATTCGATTAAGCGCCTTATGGGCCGGCGCATAGACGCCGAAGAAACCCAGCGCACGCAAAAAATGGTGTCCTATCAGGTTGTCGCCGGGCCGCAGCAAGACGCCCGCGTCCAGATTCCGGCAGTCAGCAAAACCTATTCGCCGCAAGAGATTTCGGCGCTGATTCTGCAAAAACTCAAGCGCGACGCCGAAGCTTACCTGGGTGAGCCTGTGACCCAGGCGGTCATCACCGTACCGGCTTATTTTAACGACAGCCAGCGCCAGGCCACCAAAGACGCCGGCAAAATCGCCGGTTTGGAAGTGCTGCGCATCATCAACGAACCCACGGCCGCGGCCCTGGCTTACGGCCTGGACAAAAAACAGGACGAAACCATCCTGGTCTTTGACCTGGGTGGTGGTACATTCGACGTGTCGGTGCTGGAGGTTGGCGATGGCGTCATCGAAGTGCAGGCGACCAACGGTGATACCCACCTGGGCGGCGACGACTGGGACGAACGCATCGTCCATTGGATGATTGAGCAGTTCAAAATGGACCAGGGCATTGATTTGTCCCAGGACCGGCAGGCGCTGCAACGGCTGCGCGAAGCGGCCGAAAAAGCCAAAATCGAACTCTCGACGCTGATGCAGACCGAACTAAATCTGCCCTTTGTGACGGCCGACGCCAATGGCCCCAAACATCTGCAAATGACCCTGACACGGGCCAAATTCGAGCAGTTGACCACCGATCTGGTGCAGCGCTGCCGCGTGCCTTTCGACAAGGCGCTGCAAGACGCCGGGCTGGACACCAGCAAAATTGACGAAGTGGTATTGGTCGGTGGCTCTACCCGGATGCCCATGATTCAGGACCTGGTACAATCGCTCACCGGTAAAGCGCCCAACAAAAGCGTGAATCCGGACGAGGTGGTGGCCCTGGGCGCGGCGCTGCAAGGCGGCGTATTGGGCGGCGATGTGAAGGATTTGCTGCTGCTAGACGTGACGCCCCTGAGCCTGGGCCTGGAAACTCTGGGCGGCGTGATGACCACGCTCATCCCGCGCAACACCACCATCCCGATGAAAAAGACGGAGGTCTTTAGCACCGCCGAGGACAGCCAGACGGCCGTAGACATCCATGTCTTACAAGGCGAACGGCCGATGGCCGCCGACAACAAAACATTGGGCAACTTCCGGCTGGACGGCCTGCCGCCCGCGCCGCGTGGTCTGCCGCAAATTGAAGTAACCTTCGACATAGACGCCAACGGCATCCTGCACGTGACGGCCAAAGACAAGGCCACCGGCCGCGAACAGCAAATTCGCATCACCGCCTCCACCAACCTGAACGAGGCGGAAATTGACCGGATGGTCAGTGAAGCGAAAGCGCACGAAGCGGAAGACCAGCGCCAGCGCGAGTTGATCGAAGCACGCAACCAGGCAGATCAGCTCATCTACACCGTCGAAAAGAGCTTGACGGAATTGGGTGACAAGTTGGCCCCCGCCGAGCGCGCCAACATCGAGAGTCTCATCACCGAGCTGCGCGCCGCCATGCCGGGCAGCGACATCGGCCAGATTCGCAGCCAGACGGAGCGCTTGCAGCAGGCCAGTTACGCCATCAGCCAGCAGCTTTACCAGGCGCAAGCGCAGCCAGGCGGCTATACGAACGGGGCGAGCAATGGCAGCGACAACGGCCGTACCGCCGGTGAAGGTGTCGTCGAAGGGGAATATCAGGAAATGTAA
- the surE gene encoding 5'/3'-nucleotidase SurE, with protein sequence MHILVTNDDGVTAPGLLVLAQAMRQFGEVSVVAPDHDWSGHGHTKHFKRPLRVQEIRLADGTNALATDGSPADCVAMAIMGLLPQKVDMVVAGINSAANLGHDVSYSGTVAAVKEANVWGVAGVAISLDVQRQHALLNYGLAASVACQVVQTINQNNLPTNVFFNVNVPDIPAERFRGLRLTRQGQRVYRDRLEKRRDPRGDSYYWIGGDMPTGIPKEGTDIGAIALGYAAITPLQLDLTAHHLLGSFTDWGWTLAERPSTNGTAIQPAMPIPA encoded by the coding sequence ATGCACATTCTTGTTACCAATGACGATGGCGTGACCGCGCCAGGTTTACTGGTTTTGGCCCAGGCCATGCGCCAATTTGGCGAAGTAAGCGTCGTCGCGCCCGACCACGATTGGTCAGGACATGGACACACCAAACATTTTAAACGGCCGCTGCGCGTGCAAGAAATCCGGCTGGCCGATGGGACCAACGCCCTGGCTACCGATGGCAGCCCCGCCGACTGCGTGGCGATGGCCATCATGGGACTGCTGCCACAAAAAGTAGACATGGTCGTCGCCGGCATCAATTCCGCCGCCAACCTGGGCCATGACGTATCCTACTCCGGCACGGTGGCCGCCGTTAAAGAAGCCAACGTCTGGGGTGTGGCCGGCGTGGCCATATCGCTGGATGTGCAGCGCCAACACGCGCTGCTGAATTACGGTCTGGCCGCCAGCGTCGCCTGCCAGGTGGTGCAAACCATCAACCAAAACAACCTGCCAACCAATGTATTTTTCAACGTCAACGTGCCAGACATCCCGGCCGAGCGCTTTCGCGGCCTGCGGCTGACGCGCCAGGGGCAGCGGGTTTACCGCGACCGGCTGGAAAAACGGCGCGACCCGCGCGGCGACAGTTATTATTGGATTGGCGGCGACATGCCGACCGGCATTCCCAAAGAAGGCACAGACATTGGCGCGATTGCCCTGGGTTACGCAGCCATCACCCCGCTGCAGTTAGACCTGACAGCGCACCATCTTTTGGGCAGTTTTACTGATTGGGGCTGGACGCTGGCGGAACGGCCGTCTACCAACGGCACGGCCATACAGCCAGCCATGCCCATCCCAGCTTAA
- a CDS encoding metallophosphoesterase, which yields MKIAVLSDIHGNLPALQTVAADIETWQPDLVVVDGDIVNRGPLSLDCLEFVQSRQQSDKWRVVRGNHEDYILACARPEAPRSGPQYELWRFAFWAYEQINGRIHVLQSLPNQFSWMAPDSTEFRVVHGSMRDNRDGIYEDTSDEHLYQQIAPVPGVFVTAHTHRPLIRRFNDSLVVNVGSVGAPFDQDRRASYGRFTWARDGWRAEVVRLPYDTAQTERDYVESGFLAEAGPLAQLMLVELRRAGGLIHRWASRYQDAVLAEEIDIGTSVREMLRDEDLRPYRGHPGWVD from the coding sequence ATGAAGATAGCCGTATTATCAGACATTCATGGCAATTTGCCCGCCTTACAAACCGTTGCCGCCGACATCGAAACGTGGCAGCCCGACCTTGTCGTGGTGGATGGCGACATTGTGAATCGCGGGCCGCTGTCGTTAGACTGCCTGGAATTTGTGCAGTCCCGGCAGCAATCGGACAAGTGGCGCGTGGTGCGCGGCAACCATGAGGATTATATATTGGCCTGCGCCCGCCCAGAAGCGCCGCGCAGTGGACCGCAGTATGAATTGTGGCGTTTCGCTTTTTGGGCCTATGAGCAAATCAACGGCCGTATCCATGTCCTGCAATCGTTACCCAATCAATTTAGCTGGATGGCGCCTGATAGCACTGAATTTCGTGTCGTGCATGGGTCTATGCGCGACAACCGCGATGGTATATACGAAGATACCAGTGACGAACATCTGTATCAGCAAATTGCGCCTGTGCCCGGCGTGTTTGTGACGGCGCACACTCACCGGCCGCTCATTCGCCGCTTCAACGATTCTTTGGTGGTGAATGTGGGTTCGGTAGGCGCGCCATTTGATCAGGATAGACGAGCGAGTTACGGCCGTTTCACCTGGGCGCGTGATGGTTGGCGGGCAGAAGTGGTTCGGCTGCCCTACGACACAGCGCAAACCGAGCGCGATTATGTCGAATCTGGCTTTTTGGCAGAAGCGGGACCACTGGCCCAACTGATGCTGGTGGAATTACGCCGCGCCGGCGGCCTGATTCACCGCTGGGCCAGCCGTTATCAGGATGCTGTGCTGGCTGAAGAGATAGATATAGGGACAAGCGTGCGCGAGATGCTGCGTGATGAAGATTTACGGCCGTATCGCGGCCATCCCGGTTGGGTAGATTAG